A portion of the Chaetodon trifascialis isolate fChaTrf1 chromosome 7, fChaTrf1.hap1, whole genome shotgun sequence genome contains these proteins:
- the pigv gene encoding palmitoyltransferase ZDHHC18-A, whose translation MDVRAVLEFATVTRGLSLFLQAVLNAAIPDHDADAFRPPRTEEPLYLDSSVEWLLGGLSHWDAEHFLFIAERGYLYEHNFAFFPLYPVVLRGLAETLLWPLSSWLSVRGRLLLAVALGNSSLFLLSVVALHALSRIVLQDRRLALLSTLLYCITPANVFMTAGYSESLFAALTFGGLFLLEKGFTFRACLALSIATAARSNGLVNIGFLLYLPSLHAISQIRVYRTTTKGHSKVFLYIWVVIRLLLTSLLGTAIIALPFCAFQYYGYRTFCTPSVSLERIPPALLSLAERKGYRVPDENGPPPLWCMRPLPLLYSHIQDVYWDVGFLRYFELKQIPNFILALPMATLGIMAAYAYFQANPELCLRLGLWETGANKGLDKPTPGLFNPRVFVYVVHSTVLLVFGTLCMHVQVLTRFMASSSPVPFWISAHLLLLNEPLLHRRKTSNPSIQLQTHSRNGCKHTPQNPIIALLPHFTACSPTTQSILGYFLSYWVLGLALHCNFLPWT comes from the exons GCTGTCTTGAACGCTGCCATCCCTGACCATGATGCTGATGCGTTCAGGCCCCCGCGGACAGAGGAGCCTCTGTACTTGGACTCCTCAGTGGAGTGGCTGCTGGGGGGCCTCTCTCACTGGGATGCAGAGCATTTCCTCTTCATTGCTGAGAGGGGATACCTTTATGAGCACAACTTTGCTTTCTTCCCCCTCTACCCTGTTGTCCTCCGGGGCCTGGCAGAGACGCTGCTGTGGCCCCTGAGCAGCTGGCTGAGCGTGCGGGGGCGTTTGCTGCTGGCCGTAGCTCTGGGGAACAGTTCCCTCTTCCTGCTGAGTGTGGTCGCCTTGCATGCGCTTAGTAGAATCGTTCTTCAGGACAGACGTCttgctctgctctccactctGCTCTACTGCATCACACCTGCTAATGTTTTCATGACCGCCGGATACTCAGAGAGCCTGTTTGCTGCGCTCACGTTTGGCGGCCTGTTCCTCCTGGAGAAAGGATTCACCTTCCGAGCCTGCCTGGCCCTCAGCATAGCCACCGCAGCACGATCCAATGGACTTGTTAACATTGGGTTTCTGCTGTATCTTCCATCACTGCACGCCATCTCCCAGATTCGTGTGTATCGAACGACAACAAAAGGCCACAGTAAAGTCTTCCTCTATATTTGGGTCGTCATCCGTCTCCTGCTCACCTCCCTCTTGGGAACTGCAATTATTGCCCTTCCCTTCTGTGCGTTCCAGTACTATGGGTATAGGACGTTTTGCACACCATCTGTCTCCTTGGAACGGATCCCCCCTGCTCTTTTGTCGCTGGCTGAAAGGAAGGGCTACCGGGTTCCAGATGAAAACGGCCCGCCACCCCTCTGGTGCATGAgacccctccctctgctttaCTCTCATATCCAGGATGTGTATTGGGATGTGGGCTTCTTGCGCTACTTTGAGCTCAAGCAGATACCAAACTTTATTCTGGCTCTACCCATGGCTACCCTCGGCATAATGGCAGCTTATGCATATTTTCAAGCGAATCCAGAGCTGTGCCTGAGACTTGGACTTTGGGAGACAGGAGCAAATAAAGGACTCGACAAACCCACACCGGGACTTTTCAACCCcagagtgtttgtgtatgttgtgcACTCAACAGTCCTTCTGGTGTTTGGAacattgtgcatgcatgtgcag GTTCTGACCAGATTCATGGCCTCCTCATCTCCCGTGCCCTTCTGGATAAGTGCtcatctgctcctcctcaaTGAACCGCTTCTTCATCGAAGGAAAACGTCAAACCCCAGCATACAGCTCCAGACACATTCCAGAAATGGATGCAAGCACACACCGCAAAACCCCATCATTGCTCTGCTGCCACACTTCACAGCCTGTTCTCCTACCACCCAGAGCATCCTGGGATACTTCCTCTCCTACTGGGTGTTGGGCCTCGCACTGCATTGTAACTTCTTGCCATGGACATGA
- the tent5ba gene encoding terminal nucleotidyltransferase 5ba has protein sequence MSCGDQSRRFCVLSWDQVQRLDSILGEAVPIHGRGNFPTLSVQPRQIVQVVRARLEERGVCVKDVRLNGSAASHVLHQDTGLGYKDLDLIFGVSLKDDQAFRLVKDVVLDCLFDFLPAGVSKERITALTLKEAYVQKLVKVCNDTDRWSLISLSNNTGKNVELKFVDSLRRQFEFSVDSFQICLDSLLLFDRCSETPMSESFHPTVIGESVYGDFKEAMDHLCQRTIATRSPEEIRGGGLLKYCHLLVRGFRPSSEADMKQMQRYMCSRFFIDFSDIGEQQRKLEAYLQNHFAGMEHKRYECLMTLHQVVNESTVCLMGHERRQTLSLISMLALKVLAEQNAIPTVTNVTCYYQPAPYVQDINFSNYYIAHVQPPQVSPCSNSYQTWLPCS, from the exons ATGTCTTGCGGTGATCAGAGCCGGCGGTTCTGCGTGTTGTCCTGGGATCAGGTGCAGCGCTTGGACTCGATCCTGGGGGAGGCTGTCCCCATCCACGGCCGAGGAAACTTCCCCACTCTGTCCGTGCAACCCCGCCAGATCGTCCAG GTGGTGCGGGCGAGACTGGAGGAGAGGGGTGTATGTGTTAAGGATGTGAGGCTGAACGGCTCGGCTGCCAGCCATGTGCTCCATCAGGACACTGGACTGGGCTATAAGGACCTGGACCTGATCTTTGGCGTGTCGCTGAAAGATGACCAGGCCTTCCGCCTGGTGAAGGATGTCGTGCTGGACTGCCTCTTTGACTTCTTGCCAGCCGGGGTCTCTAAGGAGCGCATCACAGCACTAACCCTCAAAGAGGCCTATGTACAGAAACTGGTGAAAGTCTGTAATGACACGGACCGCTGGAGCCTCATCTCGCTGTCCAACAACACGGGCAAGAACGTGGAGCTAAAATTTGTGGACTCTTTACGACGGCAGTTTGAATTCAGTGTGGACTCCTTCCAGATTTGCCTTGATTCTCTGCTCTTATTTGACCGCTGCTCAGAGACGCCCATGTCTGAGAGCTTTCACCCCACTGTGATTGGGGAGAGCGTGTACGGGGACTTCAAGGAGGCCATGGACCACCTCTGTCAGAGGACCATAGCCACGCGCAGCCCGGAAGAAATCAGAGGGGGCGGCTTGTTGAAgtactgccacctgctggtgcGGGGGTTCAGGCCCTCTTCAGAGGCAGACATGAAGCAGATGCAACGCTACATGTGCTCACGCTTCTTCATTGACTTCTCTGACAtaggagagcagcagaggaaactggAGGCCTACTTGCAAAACCACTTCGCTGGGATGGAGCACAAACGATACGAGTGCCTGATGACTCTGCACCAAGTAGTGAACGAGAGCACCGTGTGTCTGATGGGCCACGAACGGCGCCAGACGCTCAGCCTCATCTCCATGCTGGCGCTGAAGGTGCTGGCTGAGCAGAACGCCATCCCCACTGTGACGAATGTCACGTGTTACTACCAGCCAGCTCCATACGTGCAAGACATCAACTTCAGTAATTACTATATTGCACATGTGCAGCCGCCGCAGGTTTCACCATGCTCTAATTCATATCAGACATGGCTGCCCTGTAGCTGA
- the zdhhc18a gene encoding palmitoyltransferase ZDHHC18a isoform X2 has protein sequence MKNCEYQQIDPRALSVTPSSAQNHTGKRAQRPRRKWEVFPGKNRFFCDGRIMLASQSGVLPLTLGLIVVTCGLFFAFDCPFLVEHLTVFIPVIGGVLFVFVVISLLRTSFTDPGILPRATPDEAADIEKQIDTSGSSTYRPPPRTKEILINQQVVKLKYCFTCKTFRPPRTSHCSLCDNCVERFDHHCPWVGNCVGKRNYRFFYSFIISLSFLTSFIFGCVITHITLRSQAGKSLVQAIQESPASVVELVICFFSIWSILGLSGFHTYLVASNLTTNEDIKGSWSSKRAAEESGNPYSYNSIITNCCVTLCGPMPPSLIDRRGFLPLDEAIPAASASEIELPPFVAKNDAHMEENCQDFALSCTA, from the exons ATGAAGAACTGCGAATACCAGCAGATCGACCCGCGGGCGCTGTCGGTGACGCCGTCGTCCGCACAGAATCACACCGGGAAGAGAGCGCAGCGGCCGCGGAGGAAATGGGAAGTGTTCCCGGGGAAGAACAGGTTTTTCTGCGATGGACGGATCATGTTGGCCAGCCAGAGCGGCGTCCTTCCTCTGACACTGGGCCTTATTGTTGTCACGTGTGGCCTTTTCTTTGCATTCGA TTGCCCTTTCCTGGTGGAACATCTGACCGTCTTCATACCTGTGATTGGTGGggtgctttttgtgtttgtggtcatCTCCCTGCTGAGAACCAGCTTTACAGATCCAGGCATCTTACCCAGAGCCACCCCAGACGAAGCAGCAGACATAGAGAAGCAAATAG ATACCTCAGGATCCTCTACTTATCGCCCCCCTCCGCGAACCAAGGAGATCCTCATCAACCAGCAGGTGGTAAAGCTCAAATACTGCTTCACTTGTAAAACGTTCCGCCCTCCTCGGACCTCCCATTGCAGCCTGTGTGACAACTGTGTGG AACGGTTTGATCACCACTGTCCATGGGTGGGCAACTGCGTGGGCAAACGCAATTACCGCTTCTTCTACAGCTtcatcatctctctgtcttttctgacATCTTTCATATTTGGCTGTGTCATCACACACATTACCCTGC GTTCTCAAGCAGGTAAAAGCCTTGTTCAAGCCATTCAGGAGAGCCCTGCCAG TGTGGTGGAGTTGGTGATTTGTTTCTTCTCCATCTGGTCTATTCTGGGCCTCTCAGGCTTCCATACATACTTAGTTGCCTCCAACCTCACAACAAATGAAGAC ATAAAGGGCTCCTGGTCAAGTAAAAGGGCTGCAGAGGAGTCTGGGAACCCGTACAGTTACAACAGTATTATAACCAACTGCTGTGTGACATTATGTGGCCCCATGCCCCCAAG TCTGATTGACAGAAGAGGTTTCCTGCCTCTCGATGAGGCGATCCCTGCCGCCTCTGCCTCGGAGATAGAGCTGCCTCCGTTCGTGGCCAAGAACGACGCGCACATG GAGGAGAACTGTCAGGATTTTGCTTTGTCCTGCACAGCCTGA
- the zdhhc18a gene encoding palmitoyltransferase ZDHHC18a isoform X1: MKNCEYQQIDPRALSVTPSSAQNHTGKRAQRPRRKWEVFPGKNRFFCDGRIMLASQSGVLPLTLGLIVVTCGLFFAFDCPFLVEHLTVFIPVIGGVLFVFVVISLLRTSFTDPGILPRATPDEAADIEKQIDTSGSSTYRPPPRTKEILINQQVVKLKYCFTCKTFRPPRTSHCSLCDNCVERFDHHCPWVGNCVGKRNYRFFYSFIISLSFLTSFIFGCVITHITLRSQAGKSLVQAIQESPASVVELVICFFSIWSILGLSGFHTYLVASNLTTNEDIKGSWSSKRAAEESGNPYSYNSIITNCCVTLCGPMPPSLIDRRGFLPLDEAIPAASASEIELPPFVAKNDAHMCTQSTKDMLERVVHSFDSHGLCPPGTPKTTPLSLEVPSTAASSPEPSTSAGCSRQQSRQPVATPCPPFSRSSKRDSLHSINPAFRLASPSPSLSRTTLILGDAPDISFIPLH; encoded by the exons ATGAAGAACTGCGAATACCAGCAGATCGACCCGCGGGCGCTGTCGGTGACGCCGTCGTCCGCACAGAATCACACCGGGAAGAGAGCGCAGCGGCCGCGGAGGAAATGGGAAGTGTTCCCGGGGAAGAACAGGTTTTTCTGCGATGGACGGATCATGTTGGCCAGCCAGAGCGGCGTCCTTCCTCTGACACTGGGCCTTATTGTTGTCACGTGTGGCCTTTTCTTTGCATTCGA TTGCCCTTTCCTGGTGGAACATCTGACCGTCTTCATACCTGTGATTGGTGGggtgctttttgtgtttgtggtcatCTCCCTGCTGAGAACCAGCTTTACAGATCCAGGCATCTTACCCAGAGCCACCCCAGACGAAGCAGCAGACATAGAGAAGCAAATAG ATACCTCAGGATCCTCTACTTATCGCCCCCCTCCGCGAACCAAGGAGATCCTCATCAACCAGCAGGTGGTAAAGCTCAAATACTGCTTCACTTGTAAAACGTTCCGCCCTCCTCGGACCTCCCATTGCAGCCTGTGTGACAACTGTGTGG AACGGTTTGATCACCACTGTCCATGGGTGGGCAACTGCGTGGGCAAACGCAATTACCGCTTCTTCTACAGCTtcatcatctctctgtcttttctgacATCTTTCATATTTGGCTGTGTCATCACACACATTACCCTGC GTTCTCAAGCAGGTAAAAGCCTTGTTCAAGCCATTCAGGAGAGCCCTGCCAG TGTGGTGGAGTTGGTGATTTGTTTCTTCTCCATCTGGTCTATTCTGGGCCTCTCAGGCTTCCATACATACTTAGTTGCCTCCAACCTCACAACAAATGAAGAC ATAAAGGGCTCCTGGTCAAGTAAAAGGGCTGCAGAGGAGTCTGGGAACCCGTACAGTTACAACAGTATTATAACCAACTGCTGTGTGACATTATGTGGCCCCATGCCCCCAAG TCTGATTGACAGAAGAGGTTTCCTGCCTCTCGATGAGGCGATCCCTGCCGCCTCTGCCTCGGAGATAGAGCTGCCTCCGTTCGTGGCCAAGAACGACGCGCACATG TGCACTCAGAGCACCAAGGACATGCTGGAGAGGGTGGTCCACTCCTTCGACTCTCACGGCCTGTGCCCCCCTGGCACCCCAAAGACCACCCCTCTGAGCCTGGAGGTTCCCAGCACGGCAGCATCTTCACCAGAACCTTCAACCTCTGCTGGCTGCTCACGACAGCAGTCCCGCCAGCCCGTGGCCACCCCTTGCCCCCCGTTCAGCAGAAGCAGCAAGAGGGACTCGCTGCACTCCATCAACCCAGCCTTCCGTCTGGCTTCTCCCTCCCCGTCGCTGAGCCGCACCACCTTGATTCTGGGCGATGCACCCGACATCAGCTTTATTCCGCTACACTGA